Proteins encoded by one window of Candidatus Sumerlaea chitinivorans:
- a CDS encoding Spore maturation protein B — translation MSGSIELINSWVIPLTFLFIVSYAYARKIKVYEVFVEGAKEGFNVAVMIIPYLVVILSAIAIFRVSGAMNLVANAIGYLIPPSLVPPDIILLSLVKPLSGSAARGVMLDIFSRYGVDSMQGFMASVIQGSTETTFYVVAVYYGAIGVKNTRHTIPAGLTGEFTGIVVSIILAHMYFAGK, via the coding sequence ATGAGCGGCTCGATCGAACTCATCAATAGCTGGGTAATTCCTCTGACTTTCCTTTTCATCGTTAGCTACGCTTATGCTCGGAAGATCAAAGTCTATGAAGTCTTTGTGGAAGGGGCCAAGGAGGGGTTCAACGTGGCCGTCATGATCATCCCCTATCTGGTCGTGATTCTCTCGGCGATCGCAATTTTCCGGGTGAGTGGGGCTATGAATCTTGTGGCGAACGCGATTGGGTATTTGATTCCACCTTCCCTTGTGCCACCCGACATTATTCTTCTTTCGCTCGTGAAACCCCTGAGTGGGAGCGCCGCTCGTGGCGTCATGCTCGACATCTTTAGCCGCTACGGGGTGGATAGCATGCAGGGGTTCATGGCGAGCGTGATCCAGGGAAGCACCGAGACCACATTTTACGTGGTGGCCGTGTATTACGGTGCCATTGGTGTGAAAAATACGCGTCACACCATTCCTGCGGGCTTGACGGGCGAGTTCACAGGTATAGTAGTCTCCATAATCTTAGCTCACATGTACTTTGCCGGCAAATAG
- a CDS encoding Adenylosuccinate synthetase, which yields MPLVVIVGCQWGDEGKGKVIDFLAHDADWVARYQGGNNAGHTVIVDGKKQILHLIPSGILHPNVRCLIGGGVVVDPQALVEEIRLLEASGVSVRDRLFVSETAHLIMPYHRKLDHMMEARRGANKIGTTGRGIGCAYGDKVARQGIRMHDLRNKDVFTRKVATFSPFYQHLFLSYGEDPWSVEAVVEEVWRYRDEILPLIVDGVTLINEELDQGKKVLAEGAQGILLDVDFGTYPFVTSSNPSPGGVCTGLGVAPRKINKVVGVVKAYTTRVGAGPFATELEDPLGAQLRAWGGEFGATTGRARRCGWFDCVAVRRSLQIGGITNLALMKLDVLSNLDEILVCTHYKVNGKMVDLLPFGLEPEDKVEPVYERFRGWKTPLQGISSFEALPSEARDYVLALEEFIGARMDFISVGPDRSETIFRSEELFRGL from the coding sequence GTGCCGCTTGTAGTGATTGTCGGTTGTCAGTGGGGGGATGAGGGGAAGGGAAAAGTCATAGACTTCTTGGCGCACGATGCCGATTGGGTCGCTCGCTACCAAGGCGGCAACAATGCGGGCCATACCGTCATTGTGGATGGTAAAAAGCAGATTCTGCATTTGATCCCTTCCGGAATTCTGCATCCGAACGTGCGCTGTCTGATTGGGGGCGGAGTCGTGGTGGATCCGCAAGCTTTGGTGGAAGAGATCCGCCTTCTGGAAGCGAGCGGCGTCTCTGTTCGCGATCGCCTCTTCGTCAGCGAGACCGCACACCTGATCATGCCCTACCACCGCAAACTCGATCACATGATGGAAGCGCGGCGGGGTGCGAACAAGATCGGAACGACGGGACGAGGGATCGGTTGCGCCTACGGTGACAAGGTGGCCCGCCAAGGAATCCGCATGCACGACCTTCGCAATAAGGATGTCTTCACGCGTAAGGTTGCCACCTTCTCGCCTTTTTATCAGCACCTGTTTTTGTCCTATGGCGAGGATCCGTGGTCTGTGGAGGCCGTCGTGGAGGAAGTCTGGCGCTACCGCGACGAAATCCTTCCGCTCATTGTGGACGGGGTGACGCTAATCAATGAGGAACTGGACCAAGGCAAGAAAGTTTTGGCGGAAGGTGCCCAAGGCATTCTTCTCGACGTGGATTTTGGGACCTATCCGTTCGTCACAAGCTCGAATCCTTCTCCCGGTGGCGTTTGCACCGGCTTGGGCGTTGCCCCGCGAAAAATCAACAAAGTCGTTGGCGTAGTGAAAGCCTACACGACCCGAGTGGGAGCTGGACCGTTTGCCACGGAGCTGGAGGATCCCCTCGGCGCGCAATTGCGCGCGTGGGGCGGAGAGTTCGGTGCGACAACGGGGCGTGCCCGGCGTTGTGGTTGGTTTGATTGTGTCGCCGTGCGCCGTTCTTTGCAGATTGGCGGGATCACGAACCTTGCCCTCATGAAGCTTGATGTCCTGAGCAATCTCGATGAGATCCTTGTGTGCACCCACTACAAGGTGAACGGCAAAATGGTGGATTTGTTACCGTTTGGGCTCGAACCCGAGGACAAAGTAGAACCTGTCTACGAGCGATTCCGTGGCTGGAAGACCCCTCTGCAGGGAATCAGCTCGTTTGAAGCTTTGCCAAGCGAGGCGCGCGACTACGTTCTTGCACTGGAGGAGTTCATAGGCGCACGCATGGACTTCATCTCCGTCGGGCCCGACCGCAGCGAAACCATTTTCCGCAGCGAGGAGTTATTCCGGGGCTTGTAA
- a CDS encoding N-Acetyl-D-glucosamine ABC transport system, permease protein 2 codes for MNEVGMKQLLFAYGAYAVLTVAYALLRGKPRLLMTHLKYNVLIAGAFVMVLPFYWMVITSFKDYAEAMAYPPTWWPEKFLWHNYVEAWNKPEVGFGRYFFVSTYTAIVCTVGTLVTSVLAGYAFARMNFFGKGLFFYIVLATLMVPGEVLLIPKYIILSNLGWLDTYKALVVPWLASVFTIFLVRQFFMTIPNDLWDAAQIDGAGRWRFLWQVMVPLSKPVLITSGIFSFIGTWNSLLWPIIVTSKPEMRTIMVGLQVMNSEAGNEYHLLMAASTFCILPIVIIFFILQRFFIEGIARSGLKS; via the coding sequence ATGAATGAAGTGGGAATGAAACAACTGCTGTTTGCCTACGGCGCGTACGCGGTGCTTACGGTTGCGTACGCCCTTCTGCGGGGCAAGCCCCGTCTGCTGATGACTCATCTGAAGTACAACGTTCTCATTGCTGGCGCCTTCGTCATGGTTTTGCCCTTCTATTGGATGGTCATCACTTCTTTCAAAGACTACGCCGAAGCGATGGCGTATCCGCCGACGTGGTGGCCCGAGAAGTTCTTGTGGCACAACTACGTGGAGGCGTGGAACAAGCCGGAGGTTGGATTCGGGCGATACTTCTTCGTGAGCACCTACACGGCCATTGTGTGCACTGTCGGCACCTTGGTGACGAGTGTCTTAGCAGGTTACGCCTTTGCACGGATGAATTTTTTCGGTAAAGGGCTTTTCTTCTACATCGTCTTAGCGACGCTGATGGTTCCCGGCGAAGTCCTGCTCATCCCCAAATACATCATCCTTTCCAACCTCGGCTGGCTCGACACGTATAAAGCGCTGGTCGTGCCGTGGTTGGCGAGCGTGTTCACGATCTTCCTCGTGCGACAGTTCTTCATGACCATCCCAAACGACTTATGGGATGCGGCGCAGATTGACGGCGCGGGGCGCTGGCGGTTCCTCTGGCAAGTCATGGTACCGCTCTCGAAGCCGGTTCTGATCACGAGCGGAATTTTCTCGTTCATCGGCACGTGGAACTCCCTCCTCTGGCCCATCATCGTAACCTCCAAACCCGAGATGCGCACGATCATGGTGGGCTTGCAGGTGATGAACAGCGAGGCAGGCAACGAGTACCACCTGCTCATGGCAGCGAGCACATTTTGTATCCTGCCCATCGTGATCATTTTCTTCATCCTGCAACGGTTCTTCATCGAAGGGATTGCACGAAGCGGGCTGAAATCGTAA
- a CDS encoding Cell surface glycoprotein 1 precursor (Outer layer protein B) (S-layer protein 1) yields MRYSKQSIKIGCFLLCTVSIPLAALCHETGKPHVHSTSIQAGLLSANEAPAAKADRPNKQDVEWQTQTNAGTARTSQDRATSTNPSDIEQTKNRGQVGLPPRDKDKPSRTKQPTKAGQDVDADGRAVAPKASPLPAEDEENPWSSASGSSEKQKAPQTPRETEPRKDRPLGTRLQLKETGASETPQSPERGKALIAGTPSPGPTVSPTKPNDPIALEASSDVAGQPKPSGAVPARTPTQTQDPTETPRHPVDPTPPTEPAPTWTPKPSSFTSPRAEAPRHTSQQQASNATVDQQFEWRGLVIYPNGSVPNDIAEEFSRNFSKLILRKAGETGQRSVKRTADEGAVDVASLTLDEFARIVALGSKLTKADAARSAGDLADIPLKQGFVKLGKSPLELLIINVTHHRQPASDAANGSATDGSAAAKQPTCSCKCGPGCTCVCRDAKKDDYFCFCFLNPGEFPTLGTHDDSVPPFTLPSKFGCRVVVLTFGQTEETLPKFGEELRKAVGDKQFLEGTQPVKVVRY; encoded by the coding sequence ATGAGGTACTCTAAGCAATCCATCAAGATTGGGTGCTTCCTATTGTGCACGGTCAGCATCCCGCTTGCTGCCCTGTGTCATGAAACAGGCAAGCCCCATGTCCACTCGACGAGCATCCAAGCCGGGCTTCTTTCTGCGAACGAAGCGCCTGCAGCAAAGGCCGACAGACCGAACAAACAAGACGTCGAGTGGCAGACCCAAACAAATGCAGGAACTGCGCGGACTTCACAAGATCGAGCCACGTCCACCAACCCAAGCGATATAGAGCAGACAAAGAACAGGGGACAGGTAGGCCTACCGCCTCGCGATAAAGATAAACCTTCCCGAACGAAACAGCCAACAAAGGCGGGGCAGGATGTGGATGCCGATGGGCGGGCCGTTGCGCCTAAGGCGTCCCCACTGCCAGCCGAAGACGAAGAAAACCCGTGGAGTTCAGCAAGCGGGTCGAGCGAGAAGCAGAAGGCCCCCCAAACCCCTCGCGAAACGGAGCCACGAAAGGATCGCCCTCTCGGTACTCGCCTCCAGCTTAAAGAGACGGGGGCCTCTGAGACGCCCCAATCTCCTGAACGCGGCAAGGCCCTGATCGCTGGCACTCCATCTCCCGGCCCAACCGTATCACCAACCAAACCCAACGATCCGATTGCGTTGGAGGCGTCCTCGGACGTGGCGGGCCAGCCAAAACCGTCGGGCGCTGTGCCAGCGCGTACGCCAACGCAAACGCAGGACCCAACCGAAACACCACGCCATCCGGTGGATCCGACGCCACCCACTGAGCCGGCACCGACGTGGACACCGAAGCCGTCGAGCTTCACATCGCCCCGAGCGGAAGCCCCCCGACACACCTCTCAGCAGCAGGCGTCGAACGCAACCGTCGATCAGCAGTTCGAGTGGCGCGGCTTGGTAATCTATCCGAACGGGTCCGTGCCGAACGACATCGCCGAAGAATTCAGCCGCAATTTTTCAAAGCTTATCCTGAGGAAGGCAGGGGAAACTGGACAGCGGAGCGTGAAACGCACCGCCGACGAAGGTGCCGTTGATGTCGCCTCCCTCACCTTAGACGAATTCGCGCGAATTGTTGCGTTGGGCAGCAAGCTTACGAAAGCCGACGCAGCACGCTCGGCGGGAGATCTTGCGGACATTCCGCTCAAGCAAGGATTCGTGAAACTGGGGAAGAGTCCTCTCGAGCTGCTTATCATCAACGTCACGCATCACCGACAACCCGCGTCGGACGCAGCCAATGGTTCTGCTACTGACGGTAGCGCCGCAGCTAAGCAACCGACGTGCTCCTGTAAATGCGGCCCGGGTTGCACCTGCGTGTGTCGGGATGCGAAGAAGGATGATTACTTTTGTTTTTGTTTCCTCAACCCGGGTGAGTTCCCCACATTAGGGACGCACGACGATTCGGTTCCGCCCTTTACGTTACCATCGAAATTTGGTTGTAGGGTCGTGGTGTTGACGTTCGGCCAAACGGAAGAAACGCTGCCTAAATTTGGCGAAGAGCTTCGGAAAGCGGTTGGTGATAAGCAATTCCTTGAGGGAACTCAGCCCGTGAAGGTCGTTCGTTACTAA
- a CDS encoding Sulfate adenylyltransferase produces the protein MSPLQPGPVSSISPHGGKLVNRLLEGEAREEAIARAEHLPKLNVGEWEASDIEIIAVGAASPLEGFLNFDDYESVVNSMHLTSGLPWTIPLTLTVTEDFAGRVKEGDDVAIYGPDGTLLAILHVESKFRYNKANEAVQVYGTDDEKHPGVAALMKRGEFALGGTLDVINLPPHDDFVEYRLTPAQSREAFRKRGWRRIVAFQTRNPIHRAHEYMQKVAMEITDGLFLHPLVGQTKGDDVSAELRMRTYEVIVEKYYPRERVIIGVNPAAMRYAGPREAIFHALIRKNYGCTHFIVGRDHAGVGSYYGTFDAHYIFDNFDPQAIGITPLFFDYTFYCRACGNMASVKTCPHSKEHHVTLSGTKVREMLSAGVMPPPEFTRPEVAQILIEGYAQQSEGAGI, from the coding sequence TTGAGTCCACTTCAGCCCGGTCCAGTCTCGTCAATCTCGCCCCATGGCGGAAAGCTTGTAAACCGCTTACTCGAGGGGGAGGCGCGCGAAGAAGCAATTGCGCGCGCCGAGCATTTACCCAAACTCAACGTCGGGGAGTGGGAAGCCTCAGATATTGAGATCATCGCTGTGGGGGCCGCATCTCCCCTCGAAGGCTTTTTGAACTTCGACGACTACGAAAGCGTCGTCAACAGCATGCACCTCACCTCGGGGCTGCCTTGGACGATCCCGCTCACCCTGACGGTGACGGAGGACTTCGCCGGCCGAGTGAAAGAAGGCGATGACGTCGCAATTTACGGTCCGGACGGAACGTTACTGGCTATCCTCCATGTGGAGTCCAAATTCCGCTACAATAAAGCAAACGAAGCGGTGCAGGTTTACGGGACCGACGATGAAAAGCACCCGGGGGTTGCCGCGCTTATGAAACGCGGGGAGTTTGCGTTGGGTGGGACTTTGGATGTGATCAATCTGCCCCCGCACGATGATTTCGTGGAATACCGCCTCACGCCAGCCCAAAGCCGCGAGGCGTTCCGCAAGCGCGGCTGGCGCCGCATCGTGGCATTTCAGACCCGCAACCCCATCCATCGCGCCCATGAATACATGCAAAAAGTGGCGATGGAGATCACGGACGGCCTCTTTCTCCATCCGCTGGTGGGCCAAACGAAGGGCGACGACGTTTCCGCCGAGCTCCGCATGCGTACCTACGAAGTGATCGTGGAGAAGTACTATCCGCGCGAGCGCGTGATCATAGGTGTGAATCCGGCGGCGATGCGTTACGCAGGACCACGCGAGGCGATTTTTCATGCCCTCATCCGCAAAAACTACGGCTGCACGCATTTCATCGTGGGGCGCGACCACGCGGGGGTCGGAAGCTACTACGGAACCTTCGACGCGCACTATATCTTCGACAACTTTGACCCGCAAGCGATTGGGATCACCCCCCTATTCTTCGACTACACGTTTTACTGCCGGGCGTGCGGGAACATGGCGAGCGTAAAAACCTGCCCGCACTCGAAAGAGCATCACGTGACACTGAGCGGGACGAAGGTCCGCGAGATGCTCTCGGCGGGCGTCATGCCGCCACCAGAATTCACGCGGCCTGAAGTCGCTCAGATCCTTATCGAGGGCTACGCTCAGCAAAGCGAGGGTGCGGGCATTTAA
- a CDS encoding Spore maturation protein A produces MLNHVFAFLVVVGILVGLSSSVYHAKYGETVQRVVDGREVTEVVQYPTVSEKLKAIAKAGDRITQAAINVSGFRYTDPETKQEKAGAVGLAIDYIGIMALWLGFMKIAEAAGLIQALAKAIAPVFRFLFPRVPVDHPAAGAMLLNIAANILGLDNAATPLGIKAMRELQELNGQKDTATNAMCMFLALNTSSLTLLPASVIAWRVASGSTAPTTIIVPILIATTCGKIAAIVASKLFERLSPEPPSSAEIAATASANPKEVCE; encoded by the coding sequence GTGCTCAATCATGTTTTTGCTTTCTTGGTCGTGGTTGGGATTCTCGTCGGGCTAAGCTCGTCGGTCTATCACGCAAAATATGGGGAAACGGTGCAACGCGTCGTGGACGGGCGCGAGGTCACGGAAGTGGTGCAGTATCCGACCGTAAGCGAAAAGCTCAAAGCGATCGCAAAAGCTGGGGATCGCATCACTCAGGCAGCAATCAACGTTTCGGGGTTCCGTTACACGGATCCTGAAACGAAGCAGGAAAAAGCCGGGGCCGTGGGTTTGGCCATAGATTACATCGGGATTATGGCGCTGTGGCTCGGGTTCATGAAGATTGCCGAGGCGGCGGGTCTCATCCAGGCGTTGGCCAAAGCGATTGCGCCGGTGTTTCGGTTTCTTTTTCCGCGTGTGCCTGTGGATCATCCGGCTGCGGGAGCAATGCTGCTAAACATCGCAGCTAATATTTTGGGGCTCGATAATGCCGCCACGCCCTTGGGGATCAAGGCAATGCGCGAACTTCAGGAGCTGAACGGCCAAAAGGACACCGCCACGAACGCTATGTGTATGTTTTTGGCGCTAAACACCTCGAGCCTCACCTTGCTCCCGGCGTCGGTCATCGCATGGCGTGTAGCTTCGGGCTCAACGGCGCCAACCACCATCATCGTTCCCATCCTGATTGCAACGACTTGCGGCAAGATCGCTGCGATCGTGGCGAGCAAGCTATTCGAGCGACTGAGCCCTGAGCCACCCTCAAGTGCGGAAATTGCTGCCACTGCGTCGGCGAACCCAAAGGAGGTGTGCGAATGA